ACCGCTCTTGATGCCATCGATAAAATACGGGATACTGCTGACGCCCACGAACGCATGTTTCTGGTTGAAGTAATGGGTAGAGATACCGGCTTTATAGCTCTTGAAACCAGTATTGCCAGTGGTGCCGAACTTGCTCTTCTTCCTGAAGAACTTTCTGATGTTGATGAGGTAAAGCGTCAGCTTAATAATATGTTGAAAGATCAGAGGCGAAGTAGCCTTGTAGTTGTAGCTGAAGGGGATGAAACCGGAGGTGCTATTAAGCTCGCAGAAAATATTAAAGATGATTTTTCACAATACGATATGCGAGTTTGTATTCTTGGTCACATTCAGCGGGGAGGTTCCCCTACAGCACGCGACCGGGTACTTGCAAGCCGGTTAGGTGCAGCGGCAGTAAAAGTTTTAGAAGAAGGTCATAGCGAAGTTATGGTTGGAATAGTTAATAATGCTTTGAAGATCACTCCGATGAGAGTTGCTATCTCCAAAAAGAAAGCATTAGACACAACGTTAATTGAACTAGCTAGAATATTGAGGTAACTCATGATTACATGTGATATAGGATTTGCACGGAAATTTATACAAGACAGTGAGTATTTAAAGGCACGTAAAAAAGCCGACACAGCTCTCGAGCAATTACAGAACAAAACAGGTCCAGGCTCAGAATGGTTGGGTTGGCGAGATCTGCTTTCAGATCCAAATGATGCTGAACTTGAGCAAATTGTTTCCTTGGCTGAAGAAATCCGTTCCAAAGCAGACGTATTTATCGTTTGTGGGATAGGGGGTTCTTATCTGGGTTCTAAAGCTGTAATCGATGCCTTAACTCCTCATTTCAAAAATAATGGCCCGGAAATTTTATATGCTGGTCATCACATGGGAGGTAAATACCTCGAAGAATTGCTTGAATATTTGAAAGCGCCCAAAGCTGACGGCGAGCCAAAAAGTATTTACCTGAATGTGATTTCCAAATCAGGGTCTACTCTTGAAACTGCGCTCTCGTTTAGGCTGATCCGTGAAGTACTTGAAGATATGTATGGAGAGGATTCCTCTGAACATATTATTTGCACAACCGGAAAAGAAGGTGGGCTTCTAAACAAACTTATCGACCAGAAAGGATATCGTAAATTTATTATACCTGATGATGTAGGTGGTCGCTATTCGGTGTTAACTCCAGTTGGCCTTTTGCCAATTGCTGTAGCAGGCATTGATGTACGTACCTTATTATATGGAGCAGTGTCGGCTTACAATGAGTATGAAGATAACGCTGAAGACATATTAGAATACGCAGCTCTCAGGAATGCAATTCACGAATCGGGAAAAACGATTGATGTTTTTGGAACATTTGAGCCTGAACTAACTTCACTTGGTGGCTGGATTCAGCAGTTATTAGGTGAAAGTGAGGGTAAACAGGGTAAAGGTATTTTCCCAACCGTAGCTACTTTTTCAACAGACCTCCATAGCCTGGGGCAATTCATCCAGCAGGGCAAGCGCAGTCTGATGGAGACTTTTATTGTTGTTGAAAAACCGTTTTCAGATCTTGAGGTAAATAATCTTGAGGGGAATGATGACGAGCTTAACTATTTGGCAGGTAAATCATTTCATGAAATAAATACCAAAGCCAGGGAAGGGACAACGGAAGCTCACAGTGAAGGTGATGTGCCTATTATCAAAATTTCGTTATCGGCACTAAATGAAGAGAATATTGGGCAACTTATATATTTCTTTGAGCTACTTACCGGAATTTTTGTTTACAGTCTCGGAATAAATCCTTTTAATCAACCCGGAGTGGAAGACTATAAGAAAGCTATGTATCGGCTTTTAGGTAAATAATCAAAAAGAAAGAATGGATCAGGAAAAAAAGTCATCAAAGTACGTAGCTGTTGCCGGTAATATAGGTGCAGGTAAATCATCCCTAACCGGACTCTTAGCTAAGCATTTTAATTGGGAAGCTTTTTATGAGTCGGTAGATGATAACCCTTACCTGCAGGATTTTTATGAAGACATGCGTCGCTGGAGTTTCAATCTTCAGATATACTTCCTGTCCAGCAGGTTTCGTCATCAAAAAGAAATGCTGAATGATGATATAAATCTGATTCAAGATCGTACTATTTATGAAGATGTAGAGATTTTTGCAAAGAACCTTCATCAGATGAATTTGATGAGTGATCGTGATTTTGCAAACTATGAAGCCCTCTTCGAAGAGATGAGTTATTACCTTCGCCCGCCAGACTTATTAATATATTTACGTGCACAAGTTCCTACTCTGGTAAAGCAAATCCAGCAGCGGGGGAGGGATTACGAGAACACCATTCGTATTGAATATCTAGAACGCTTAAACAATCTTTATGAAGACTGGATAGGCCGTTATCCCCATGAAAAACTCATTATAGATACCGACGACCTCGATTTCGTTAATAATAAGGAGGATTTAGGCCGGGTTATTGAGATGATTGAACAGCGTATGTTTGGGTTATTTAATTGATTGAACCACAGAAGTATAATGCTTATTTTAGGTAGCTGTAATGGAGATGTTCTATGCTTAAATTTAAGATCTTTGAAATACCTGAAGAACAAAGTGAGAAAAACATCGAATTGGACTCGGAAGAGCTTGATTTGGGTGACATCACTTTTAAAGGTGGTTCTATACATATTGATTTCTATCGCACGCAACAATTTGTTCGGACACAGTTCACCGTTGATGCTGCAGTAGAATTAATTTGTGACCGATCTCTCGACTCCTTCGATCACGAAGTTCATCAGAACTACGAAGTGCTTTTTAAAGCGGAAGAAGTTGAAGAATCAGCAGATGAGAATGGAGCAATAAGGAATTATGATCATACAAGTAAACAAATTGATTTAGAGCAAGATGTACGAGATACTATCTTGTTAAATCTCCCAACAAAGAAATTACATCCCCGCTTTCTGGACGAAGATGGCAATCCTGAGGAAGTGCTAAATGAACAATTTGGCGATATTCCTGATGAAGATGAAGAACAGATCGATCCGCGGTGGGAAAAATTGAAAGATTTAAAAGACTAAATAATACAAGGTAAATTTAATGGCACATCCAAAACGAAGAACGTCCAACTCCCGTAAAAATAAGCGTAGAGCGCATCATGCAATTTCTGATGTTACTTTAGCAAAATGCTCTAACTGTGGGTCTCTTCACAGATACCATCACGCATGTACCGACTGTGGCTACTACCGAGGCCGTCAAGTAATGAAAGCTACTAACTAAAAAACATATTATGATTGTTGCAGTAGATGCAGCTGGTGGAGATTATTATCCTAAAAATCCTGTTGAAGGAGCACTTCAAGCCGTTGAGGAAAACGAAAGTTTAACGGTATTGTTAGTAGGTCCGGAAGCGGAGATTATGAAAGAACTTGCAAATCATGAATATGATGAGCAGCGGGTTTTAGTTCATAATGCTCCTCAGGTTATTGGGATGGAAGAATCTCCTGCTCAGGCTGTTAAATCAAAGCAACAATCATCAATTGTAGTTGGTATAGGTCTCCACAAAGCAGGCAAATGCGATGCATTTGTAAGTGCCGGTAATACGGGAGCCCTTCTAGCTGCTTCAATGTTTATTTTAGGTAAGCTAAAAGGTGTTTTACGCCCTACAATTGCTTCTTACTTCCCAACCATTAAAGGTTTTCGCTTATTGGTAGATGCCGGAGCAAATCTGGAGATTAAGCCTGAAACTGCTGTCCAGTTTTCTAAAATGGCAAAGATCTATTGTGAGCAAATCCTTTCAATTTCAGATCCCAAAGTTGGTTTGTTAAATGTTGGGGAAGAAGAGGGGAAAGGCACTGATTTACTTAAAGAAATTCATACCGAACTTAAAAATCATAAAAACTTCATCGGAAATGTGG
The window above is part of the Balneola sp. genome. Proteins encoded here:
- the pfkA gene encoding 6-phosphofructokinase — encoded protein: MSDDLIKVKTIGVLTSGGDSPGMNAAVRAVVRASAHSDIKVYGITHGYYGLIHDEFFEMDTHTVSNIIQRGGTILKSARSEEFRTEEGRAKGAENLKKYGIDALVVIGGDGTFTGANKLSKEHKVNVVGVPATIDNDIIGTDETIGYDTALNTALDAIDKIRDTADAHERMFLVEVMGRDTGFIALETSIASGAELALLPEELSDVDEVKRQLNNMLKDQRRSSLVVVAEGDETGGAIKLAENIKDDFSQYDMRVCILGHIQRGGSPTARDRVLASRLGAAAVKVLEEGHSEVMVGIVNNALKITPMRVAISKKKALDTTLIELARILR
- a CDS encoding glucose-6-phosphate isomerase; translation: MITCDIGFARKFIQDSEYLKARKKADTALEQLQNKTGPGSEWLGWRDLLSDPNDAELEQIVSLAEEIRSKADVFIVCGIGGSYLGSKAVIDALTPHFKNNGPEILYAGHHMGGKYLEELLEYLKAPKADGEPKSIYLNVISKSGSTLETALSFRLIREVLEDMYGEDSSEHIICTTGKEGGLLNKLIDQKGYRKFIIPDDVGGRYSVLTPVGLLPIAVAGIDVRTLLYGAVSAYNEYEDNAEDILEYAALRNAIHESGKTIDVFGTFEPELTSLGGWIQQLLGESEGKQGKGIFPTVATFSTDLHSLGQFIQQGKRSLMETFIVVEKPFSDLEVNNLEGNDDELNYLAGKSFHEINTKAREGTTEAHSEGDVPIIKISLSALNEENIGQLIYFFELLTGIFVYSLGINPFNQPGVEDYKKAMYRLLGK
- a CDS encoding deoxynucleoside kinase yields the protein MDQEKKSSKYVAVAGNIGAGKSSLTGLLAKHFNWEAFYESVDDNPYLQDFYEDMRRWSFNLQIYFLSSRFRHQKEMLNDDINLIQDRTIYEDVEIFAKNLHQMNLMSDRDFANYEALFEEMSYYLRPPDLLIYLRAQVPTLVKQIQQRGRDYENTIRIEYLERLNNLYEDWIGRYPHEKLIIDTDDLDFVNNKEDLGRVIEMIEQRMFGLFN
- a CDS encoding 50S ribosomal protein L32; the encoded protein is MAHPKRRTSNSRKNKRRAHHAISDVTLAKCSNCGSLHRYHHACTDCGYYRGRQVMKATN
- a CDS encoding phosphate acyltransferase PlsX; its protein translation is MIVAVDAAGGDYYPKNPVEGALQAVEENESLTVLLVGPEAEIMKELANHEYDEQRVLVHNAPQVIGMEESPAQAVKSKQQSSIVVGIGLHKAGKCDAFVSAGNTGALLAASMFILGKLKGVLRPTIASYFPTIKGFRLLVDAGANLEIKPETAVQFSKMAKIYCEQILSISDPKVGLLNVGEEEGKGTDLLKEIHTELKNHKNFIGNVEGKDILPGNADVYLCDGLVGNIVLKFGESIPEIVQQMIGGAIKEMGLSKEEAGQIQKVLHTALSSFNYENVGGIPFLGVNGVSIVGHGGSSPLAIKNMIKSAVQTVEQDVNGKIVASLN